The DNA region ATGTTGCACCTACATCAATAACACTGGGCTAGTAGAAGAGAACGTCAAGAAAATGTGACCACGCCAAATGACTTCACTCCTTCAGACAGGGTAACCCAAGCGCTGACCTAGACTGCAATTAAGGAGATGTTACCAAGTGTGACCTAGTTCTTAGCCCCTGCTTGGGCCTCTAGTTGCCATAACCCTTTTACTGAACTTTGGCCCCTGCCTTTTTAATCTGCTTGTTAAGTTTGCTTCCAGGTTGCAACAATTCCACATCAAGATGATGGTGATGCAGGGATTCCAGCCATTCCCTGACATAGATCCTACTGGAATAACAGCAGAAGTCACCCTGGGGCCCCTGGACAAGATAGGGCAAGAGTTCCGTGGCCCCAGTTAGGTAGGGTCCACGAGCCCAGTGCCAGCCTGCAGAAGCTACAGAAGACAGACCTCTGCCTCACATCCTCCCAATAAAGAGTTCTTGGGGTCCACGTCACTTGGGAGATTTGAGGTAAGAGAAAGGTGGCTGAGCAGCTGCAACCATTCTCCTGCTGACACTTCAAGATAAGGTATTAGCAGGAGCTTCGGGTCCTGACTGGGTGGAAGACAAAGCGACTACAGTTTCCTCATTCTTGTGGTCAAGGGGATTTTCCAGCCCAACACATCTGTTTCACAGTCTTGGTCTCTTCTGGATTCTTCGTCTCGTTGGATTCTTTCCTCAAAGAAGACATCTGTAAGTCTCTGAAGTGCTCAGCAATAAAGCAAAGGTGGTGAGTTGATTGGAGCACACGTGTCTTTATTTTCATGCCTGTTTGCACCCCAGAGGACTCCATGGGACGACTGGGTCATCCCTGGGCAGTCTCAGTTAGGGGCAGAGCATGAAAATGGAAGTTCACGCCAGTGACTTTCCACCTATTTGGACTTCCTTCTCTGTTTTTACCTGTAAGGATAGGTTTCTTGTGTGCCTTTGCCTTGGGGTGGGTGGTGAACTCTTAATTCCTGTAATTCCTCACTAACAGTCCCTGAGCACTGCTTTCAATGGACAAGGCAAGCACTCCAGAAAACACAACTTTATTCACTAGGACTGGAAACAAAAGCTCTCAATCAAAACACTGACTTCAAGGTTTTAGTACAAGGTGGagtgccctgcccaccccccctgGCTTGACCTTGCCAAGCCCAGGCCCTGTGTCAGCCTGCTGAGATGGTACCCTGGTCAGCAGGTGAGGGCTGGCAGTCCTGGTTTGCCTGACATTTCTGTGGCTTCCCACATGCTATTCACTGCATTACAAAGCCACAGCCTTGGCATCCTCCAGGGTAACATGAAAGACCCTGTTGATGTTTGAACCAGGGCCTCCTGGTGGGTGGGCTGGTAGCAGGCAGCTCTGATCCTTGATGTGATTCGCGGTGAAGCCCTCTGCCCCAGGTGTGGGCAGGAATCCTGCCTGGGCAACATGTGCAGCTGCAGACATGGCTTTCTAGGTGTTTAGGCACTGTACACGTGGCGTGGGCACCGCAGCCCAGCCTGGAAGCTGGGCATGCCCAGGAGGGGGCGGCAGAGCACCGTGGTCCGGAGGACCAGGCGCCTGGCAGTCTGTACATTGTTGGGTAGCCCTCCTGTGTAGAAGTTGGTTGCTCTTCTGTGAAGGCCTTGGGGGCACGGCCCTCAGGCAGCAGCAGGTGAAGGAGGGCTGCGGACCCTTTGGCTTCCTGAAGCCTGTTTGTTGGGACTGAGGCTCTGGATGGCTGCCCAGACGAGGAAAGGGCAAGGCTCAGCCTGGGATTCCTAAAAACAGACACCCTGGGACTGGCTGCTGGGTGGTGAAGTCAGGGGTGTGTAGACTCTATCCAGTCTTCCAGGAGAACACCCCGGTGGCTGTCCCCAGCCAGGTTCAGGGTTTGCAGCAGGAGGCCCCCCGGCCCTCCCTCTTGATATAGTCGTGCAGCTGAAAGCGAGGCTCACTGGGAGCTTTCATGCAGCGCTGCTTCAACTCCCTGTGGGGCAGGGATGACCATGGAATAGGGTGGCCTGTACCCCCAACAAGGGGATTCAGACACTGGGTCTGGGGGTCTTCCTGATAACTGCCAGGACTTACTTTGCTATGGCCATGAAAGCCAAGTCCACATTGAGTCCCGTCTTGGCGCTGGTCTCCATAAACGGCAGCCCGTACTCCTGCAAACGGCCGTTGGCAACCCGGTGGGGACAGCTCAGGCCCTGCGGCCCCAGGGGCACTCTCTGGCTGCCCACCCAACCGCAGCTCACCTTGGCCAGCTTCTCCCCAtcctcccttttcaccacacGCTCCTGGGCAGAGTCCACCTGGCACAGGAGTCTTGGTGAGAGTTGGCCCCAGCTCACTCCCCTACCACCCTGCACCCTCTGTAGAGCCAGGGTAGATGAGAGAGGCTGGGGTGCCCACCTTGTTCCCCAGTAGCATGAGTACCACGTCATGCTGGGCGTACTCCTGGATCTCTGTCAGCCAGGCCTGTGGGGCGAGAGCTGAGGACAGGCTGGAGCTCCTGGCACCCCTTGCCCCGCTCCAGGACACACCCCACAGTGCCTGTCAGTGTCTGGCTAACAGGAGGGCCCCTGGACTAGTGCTCCCCATGTGCCGTGCAGGGGCGGTCCAACAGGTACCTTATCTAAGGAGTTGGGCTGGTGGACTAGAAGGTCACCCCGGCCCCCTTCAGCTCACTGTCAACCTGAGCCACTGTACTTGGGCCATCAGGAGCCCAGAGGGGCAGTCTTTGCCTCTCCACACTTGTCAGTAGGGTCCTCAGAACTCTGGGATCCTGATGCCATTTGTGCCTgagggaggctggggatggggtcaGGCCCCATCTCGGCCTGTTTCCGCCACCAGGAAGGAAGCCACTGACCTGGATGCTGTCGAAGGAGGCCTTGTTGGTGACGTCATAGAGCAGCAGCAGTgctgggggcagagggccagTGAGGACACCTGCAGAGCCCACAGCGGCTCCCCATCACCCTCACTCTCATGCATCGCACCCTTCACACTTGTGCCCACTCACACCCAGGTTGCCCTTGTCCAAGCAGAAGCCTAGGGAGTGTGGCCCCGACTCCCTGGAGCTAGGGTACGGTGCCCATCAGCTCACCATGAGCGTCTCGGTAGTAGGCGTGGGTGACGCTGCGGAACCTTTCCTGGCCAGCCGTGTCCCAGATCTGCAGCAAGGGCATAGTGCAACTGTCAGGGCTGCCCAGTCCTTCCCAGGTGCCCCCTGCTctcaattccccctcccccagtcgcCTCTCACCTGCAGCTTCACCTTCATGCCATCCACATCCAGAACTTTGTTCTGAAACACAACCAGCCAGCTCCAAGGAGGGCCCAGGGCCGAGTGCACCGTCCTAGGCAGCTGCTAGACTGGTGCCAGCCtccggcagggggtgggggggaagggggtggataGGGTGGGGGAGGCAGGCAGTGCCAGGCCAGGACTGAGCCTGGGACTGAGGGGCCCCTGGTGCGTCCCTAATTCATTATCCTGGGCCTCAgctggctctgcctccacggCCCACCTGGTTCTTGTCCGACTACCTCACTGCCCTCTGCCTACAGATAAAGCTTCCCCTTGAATCCAAGTCCTGGTGTCCACCCAGCTCCCCCCCATACCTCCTATACCTCCTGCTGCTGAGCCTCTCCTGGTGACCCGTGCACAGAGGGTGCCCAGGCCGCCCCCGCTCAGCTGGCTGGCCTGATGGGCTGGAAGGTTGCCACCCTCCATGGCCAGCTGTGTCCATTCTGGGCCAGGTGGTTCTTCCTCTGCCCCTCCTGGAGGCCTGACACACAGCCCCACCGGCTCCCCTGCCCTGCAGGGCCCCCGGTCACCACCCACCCCAGTCACTGAGTCCTGTTGCTCTgcacccagcccctcccctctctctcctttacCCCGGCTGCCCTCCTCCCCCTGGTGCCCAGCGCTGGTGGCTTCTCTGAGCCTACTTGCCGGTTCAGCTTCACACTGCACGCCTGCCCCTGCACTCTGCTCCTAGGTCTCAAGGCCCTGCTCCAGCCCCCTCTCCCAGGCCACCAGCACTTCTCACAGCTCTGCACACACTGCTCCGGTTGCTTAGAGCCACTTGCACGACTTACTTGAAGTCACCCACCGTGTGACCCCAGGCCCATTACTAacactgcctcagtttccccatccacaAATGGGGGTAGCCAGAGTGCTCATCACATGGCTGCCCCGATTACTTTATGAGCTACTGTATGAAAAACACTGAGAAACGAGTCTGGCCTGGTACGAGCTAAAGTGTTTGCTGTAATTTGAAAGCCTCTCTTCCCGCTCCCACGGCAGCTGCCTGAGGATAGGGCCCCATGCAGTAAGCACAGAGCCGAGAACTTGGCCTGGTACACACTTAGCCTGGTGCTCATTATGTGCTTGCTTGCTGGCTGATGATGCTCCCTAGCCAGGCCCTCTCAGTTCAGGGCTAGAGCAGGGAGTGGCTCAACCCCGGTTCCTATCtgctggggtggggacaggagcTGCTAACCACCAGCTGAGGCCCCAGGCAGCAGAAACAGCACCACCTCCCTCTTCACCCAGCGCCTGCTGTCAGGGTGCTTCTGGGTCTCCAGGGAACTGGGTGCAGCCATCTGCCCTGctgcagggagggtggggaggacaTCCTGCCTTCCCTGGCACCCTGAACAGGGGTGTGAACCACACAGCCTCACCACCTGCCCCAGAGCCAAGAGGGGAGGTGAGAAGTGGGGAGGTGAGTCCAGAACAGGCAGAGGACTGGGCCTAAACCTCCCCCTTCTGTCACCTCAACCCTTACTTCATCCCAGAGGACTTGAGGGGCTCTGCCCCCACAGACAGGGTAGAGAATGGCTCCCCAGACTGGAGGGAGCCCCCCATTCCCAGTCCCCAGAAGGAGCCTCCCTGCCAGCTTTCTGCTGACTGGATCTAATGAAAGGgtgagaaaaatgcaaatttgggATTTGCTGAGAACACATCACCTCAGCACGTGGAATTTAGACTAGTGCCTGAGCCCTGCAGGCCTAGAGCTGTGGCCCCCATCATTCCCCTGTGACCCCACAGGCTGCTTGGGGGCTGGAGGGCTCTTGGGGAGCCAAGTCGAGGGACATCCCCCAGAAGGACCCCAGGACATAGCCCTCTAGCAGGGTGTGAGGTGGTGAGGGGGCTCCGCCAGGGAAAGCAGCCAGGTGGGAGCATTTCCCATAAGCCTCCTCACCCAAGGGCAGGGACTTCTCCCTGGctctgagaccaggtgtgtgctTCAATGCCACAGCCATCTCTCTGGTATGGCCTGGGCAGGCCACCTGGCACTTCAGGGCCCCTCTGTACAGTGGGGCAGTGATGCTGGCCTCCTGAGTGGACATGGGTCTTGAGTTCCCATGGGGACACTAGCATCCACTGCCCCCAGTGCACAAGATACAGCCCCCAGGGCCGTGCCAGCCCCGGGCACAGGGGTACCATCTCTGCTTCAATTGTATACAGCCACCACCTCTCTCCAGGACCTTGAGATGTCGGGAGGCAGGCAGCTTGGTGGTTAAGGCATCCCACCTCAACCACCTTGACCATGGGAGCCAGGTGGTCCAGCCAGGAGCTCCACCTCATGAGCCTGTCGGTGCCACAGGGATAATGGAGAACCAGCTGCCCAGGGGTGTTTCAAGCAGCTATTAGCTGGTGTTGGGGGCCCAGGGCATGGGCTGGGCCCAGTCAGTGCTCAGGACATCAGCCTCCACTCTTACCCTGAAGTCGATGCCCACAGTGGAGATGAAGGTCCCTGCCAGGAAAGCTCCATCCTTAAAGCGCACGAGTAAGCAGGTCTTCCCCACGCCCGAGTCTCCCACCAGCATGACCTGGGGCACAAAGAAAGAGCAGAGGGGACCTGGGTGCTGGCCCACCCGGAGGGGTGTCTGGTCTACCCTGAGCTGGCCTGGTCAGATGGGCTGTGGGTGAGGGTCAGGAGTGGAGAGAGGTATCCTAAGTCTGCAGGTTcagcagggcctgggggagaCACAGAGcctggacttccagcttccaccTCTAGAAGGTTCTGTCCCCTCTCCTGAACATTGGCCTGTCTCCATCAGTGGGAAGTGGGAGTAGCTGCCTCCATCCAGGGTGCTACCTGGACACCATGCTTGGTCTGGAAGGGGAGCATTTGGGGCTTAGTGGGGAGCAGAACCTGAGGGTTGGCCACTGGGAGGTCTGGGTGGGGGGGCCTCTGTGCCAGGGGGCTTCTTCCAATCCCAGCAAGGCTCTAGAGGAATTTGCCAAGTGAGGGTCAGATCTTGACATGAGGAGAGGCTCAGACACGTCTGTGGACAAGGAGGGGCAGTcaggcctccctctcctcctcccctcccccagcctgttgCCAAAGGCTCCAAAACCCAAAGATGGGCctgccacccccgcccccacaaTTCACAAGCTTCTGCCTTGGCCTGAAGGAGGCCTCAGCATTCCCCACCAAACTGGCAAACCTCTTCTTAGTCTCGCCTCCTAAAGAGAAGAGACCAAAAGACCCTGGGGGTGAGAGAAGGCAGCATATGGGAAATGATGAGCGTGGGTGGGGGCAGGAGCATAAGGGAACAGGGAGAGGACACCTGCCAGGCTCTGACTTCCGCAGGACCCCTTGTCCGGCCAGctaggtggggggtggggagggggcaggcccTGCCATATATTGGGTATCCCAAACCCGGGTTTgacagctctgtgtgtgtgtgtgtgtgtgtgagatgcaCCGCGCCAGCCATGCCAACTGCAGCTGCGGGGTGCCGCTCGAGCCAGCTCCTCGCCGAAGGTCTGCAGGGCCCTGCACCCTTTCCCCGGACCCCCTCCCCACTCGGCTCCGGCCGGACGCCACCTGCTGCGCTGGCATGGGGCTGGGGGTGCCCGGCTCACCTTGAAGGCGACGTCGTAGAAGTCGCCGCCGCCGCCAAGCGAAGACCGGCCGGACTGCGGGGGCCCGTTGGGAGGTGCCTCGGGGCCAGGGCGCGCAGTCCCGGGGCGCACGGGCCGGGACCCGTGGGTGACGGGCAGTGCGGAGGTAGCGGGCGCGCTACCCCCCTTGCTCTTGGGGGTCTTTTTCCTGGACATGGCAGGCGGGCTGGCTGGCGCTCAGTATGCTCCCGCTGCAGCCGCCGCGCCCCGGGACACCCTGCCTCCCGCGCCCTCGGAGCCAGACCCAGACCCTAAGCCGAAACCTTCCCGCGGCGGCTGCAGCTACCTCCCCTGCGCCCGGCTccgcgccgccccgcccccgccgcccccgccgccccacACCCGCAACCACTCAGGCCCGGCCTCCCGCCGCCGCTACCAATGGCCGCCCTCGGGCGGGGCCATGCAAATGAGATGGCCGCCCCGGGGGCGGGGTCAGGAGGTCCGGGCCCTACCCTGGGTGATCGGGGTCCGAGCGCCTCTGTCCCTTGAGGGCAGCTACCTCCCTGCCCTAGAGCCAGGGACTCCTTTCCATATCTGCATCGGGTCTGGGTGCGGGTGGGGGGCGGTGGGTGAGTGAGGGAGTACCCAGCGTCCTGTCGTTCCTCTGCTGGCTGTGCACCACCCCGCCCGGCTCTGCCCCTTGCTCAGTGACCCCCACTGGACTGCCTCCGGGCCTGGGACGAGGAGAGTGCCGTGAGATGGGGCCACTGAGGCAGTGGACCTGCGTGGATGGGCACCCTGCGATTCTGTCCCTTCTCCGCCGGAGATGCCACCTGGCCTGCTGCTGCACCGACCCCCTCCCTTCCAGGGCAGGAGGGTCCAGGAAGCTCCAACACTCGGGCTTGGCAAACAAACCCGGGTGCGCCCCGCCGCTTGGGGCTCTGCTGACAGCTGGTTATCAGAGACAGGACATAGCGGCCCGGCTGAGCGGCAGGGCTGAGCCGGCAGGGCGCTCTACCCCGCAGCTTCTGCCTGCTGGGCTGAAGCTTCAGGATCCTTGGGGAAAGGGAAGTCACTGTCACAGCCAGCAGCAGGACCTCTGAGAGTCCCCTCCCCTGGGGTTCTGCCCTCAGGGATCTGGGAGGTGAAGGAGGTGGGAGGCCCTCTGCCAGGCTGTGGCTGTCTCCTTGGCTTTCCAGTGCTTTCAAGTGCTGATAATCCAAGCCCTATGCTGGTCCCTGGCAGACTCCTCTCCAGGACCTGGCACCTGCTCCCCTCCTGGACTTCCTGGGGCTCTGTCCCAGGACTCCCACCCGCCCAAGATGCTCTGGGTTTTGAGAGTGAGGCTGAGGTGGCCATGGAATCCTGGGAGTGGTGAGCAGAGATGCCCCTCTCCCAGGACTTGGGGGCAGCAGGTGCAGACGAAGGGCAGCCCTCCTGCTCTGTCCTCCGTCCTGAGACATGACAGCTGTCACTGGGAGCCTGGGCCCTTCAGAGGCCTGAGCCCTCTCAGCTGGCAGTGCCCAGAGTCCAAATAATTATAATGGGCAGAAGCTGTCTCTAGGGCTCAGAGGTCTGGGAAAACACAGATGGAAGGATGCCGCCCAACAAAGCAATTCCTCGAAAGGACCTGGCAAGGCCCTGCATGGGAGAGGCTTTGGAAAGCTGCCCTTCACCGAGCGCCATCGTGTGCCAGGTGCATGTCATCTTTAGAACTATCCTGTGAGGTGGGTGCTGCTCTGATCCCCAGTGttcagatgggaaactgaggcccagagaggggaagggagctgTCCAAGGTCACTAggcaggaagtggcagagccaggatatcTACGTGGGAACTCTGGCTCCAGAGAGCATAAACTGTCCCCAGCAGGGTTTGCCCAGAGGTTCCCTGGAGACAGAGACCTATCCCTCAGAGCTCTGTCAGAGCTGGGGACCAACCTGAGGAAGCCCTCTGAGGGCCCCCTAGCGTCCTTTTCTGTCTCGCTCCTCTGGCTCCTCACTTCTTCCAGGCCAGATGTGGTTAGTGAGGCCTGTGGTGGGGGTGTTGGGTTCccactgctggggccctggggacTCCAGGTGTCTCACTCCCAGGAGGCCAACGTCAGGGAGGTTGGCCCAGGGTCTCAGGTAGGGGATGCCCACTGGCCCTAGCATCCTAGGCAGTGGGCTCCCTACATCCTCCTGCCAGCTGCTGCCAGAGCATGGCCAGGGCATGGGAACCACAGAGGAGTTTGGGTGCCCGAGGGGTCGGGCGTCCTGAGTTGGGGGGGGCTGCTGATAGGGTAaccaggaagagagaaggaggcaGGCATTCCAGAGAGAGTGGGAAGCTAGGAGGGGAGGGAAGCTGAGAGCAGAGGAGAAAGACTTGACCTTGCAACCTTTAAAATTAGGAGAGTATATAAAAATCCAGgtctcttgtttctcttttttttttttttttgcggtacgcgggcctctcactgttgtggcctctcccgttgcggagcacaggctccggacgcgcaggctcagtggccatgtctcacgggcccagctgctccacggcatgtgggatcttcctggactggggcacgaacccatgtaccctgcatcggcaggcggactctcaaccactgcgccaccagggaagccctcttgtttcTCTTGAAAAGAGGGAATTCTTGGTCCCTGCCTCGCAGCACCCCTTCTTGCCTTTCTTGCCTTCCTACAGTCCTCCTAATCTTTGATCATTATGTCTCTTGGTTCCTCTATTTGCCATCTGTCTCACTCTCTGGAATGTAAGCTCTCTGGGCACAGGAGACAGCTTGTCTTGCTCACTGTCATATCCCTGGCAGCTGGCTCCAGGCCGCAACAAACAGTTATTAAATTGGTGAAGGAAGTATGAGTTAGAAATGTGGGCCCCACTTCAAGAGGACACATCATTGCCAATAAGGATTTAAGGGAGAACATGCCTCAACATACAATGAGAGTGAGACTAGCGTGATGAGTAGTGAGAGCAAGGCTTTGTGGAGGAGGGGTATTTGCACTGGCCTTTGAAGATTGAGCAGGAGTCCAACAGCGGTGGAGATAGAGAAACTTGCCAGGTGGAGAGAGTGAATATGTTCAGGCTCAGAGAGCCAGTAGGTGGGCAGTTTGAGCAGAAGAGGCCAAAGTGTGGTCCAGTGGCTTGGAAGAAATGGGTGCTAATTCAATAGGTAACATAGGAGGGGGC from Mesoplodon densirostris isolate mMesDen1 chromosome 16, mMesDen1 primary haplotype, whole genome shotgun sequence includes:
- the RAB26 gene encoding ras-related protein Rab-26: MSRKKTPKSKGGSAPATSALPVTHGSRPVRPGTARPGPEAPPNGPPQSGRSSLGGGGDFYDVAFKVMLVGDSGVGKTCLLVRFKDGAFLAGTFISTVGIDFRNKVLDVDGMKVKLQIWDTAGQERFRSVTHAYYRDAHALLLLYDVTNKASFDSIQAWLTEIQEYAQHDVVLMLLGNKVDSAQERVVKREDGEKLAKEYGLPFMETSAKTGLNVDLAFMAIAKELKQRCMKAPSEPRFQLHDYIKREGRGASCCKP